From the genome of Prosthecochloris marina, one region includes:
- a CDS encoding MarR family winged helix-turn-helix transcriptional regulator yields MNDVIMDIAKIYMRWHDEKQDFGVEDTLRREEIHTIQAIGDNEGINITELAGVFSVTKPTISARIRKLASAGLVEKRSGFGNNKEVLLFLTEKGWAAHTNHEEKHHKLFEVFEQHFGDDAEYFLDSFMHDLNRFSLFLSDVKQRREEF; encoded by the coding sequence ATGAACGATGTTATTATGGACATTGCCAAGATCTATATGAGATGGCATGACGAGAAGCAGGATTTCGGTGTGGAGGATACGTTGAGGCGTGAAGAGATCCATACTATCCAGGCGATCGGTGACAATGAAGGGATTAATATAACAGAGCTTGCCGGTGTGTTCAGTGTTACCAAGCCGACCATATCGGCGAGGATCAGAAAACTTGCATCGGCGGGACTGGTTGAGAAGAGAAGCGGTTTCGGAAACAACAAGGAAGTGCTCTTGTTCCTGACGGAGAAAGGGTGGGCTGCACACACAAATCATGAAGAAAAGCATCATAAGCTCTTCGAGGTTTTCGAGCAGCATTTTGGCGATGATGCTGAATATTTTCTGGATTCCTTCATGCATGATCTGAACAGATTTTCTTTATTTCTCTCCGATGTCAAGCAGAGAAGAGAGGAGTTCTGA
- a CDS encoding ABC transporter ATP-binding protein, which translates to MKVIFQLAESKRTQIIVSVVLAALSSILLIVPYALIYYIVQYYLQEGEGAVAEPVAGIVEWALFAILLHYVLRVSAFVFSHIAAFDLLYHIRSRLAGHLGKLPMGYWNRKNSGAVRKVIQEDVEAIENFIAHHVPDFVSGLVLPAVTLVFLYVVDWRLALAATVPLPLGLGLVYVSMGGFGLVGKRSEIMERYHTALEEMHSRTVEYVQGMPVIKVFNLTVDSFNRLRDSVALYGMLVTRWSKIMTPFWAGFTSIVLGGGVFILPVAVFLLQQGEVDIPTIILFLLLGTGCLVGLVSFVTMASKVMMIAEGAKRIQDMLQEEPLAEPDTSARPSGYDIEVDDVSFRYSSGAAPVLRDIDFDVPEGKFVALVGPSGAGKTTLVHLLARMWDVSDGEIRIGGKSLAELGSRGVNDAVGMVFQDVQMLTATVRENICMGRQDVSQEALEKVARAAACHDFIEALPRGYDTVIGEGGEVHLSGGEKQRIALARVILKNPPIVLLDEATSYADAENESRMQQAFSSLMQGRTVIVIAHRLSTIMYADEIIVMDKGRIVQRGTHDQLVCDEHEVYFRMWNARRKAHDWRFQETEKEMRGV; encoded by the coding sequence ATGAAAGTTATTTTTCAGCTTGCTGAAAGCAAACGAACGCAGATCATCGTATCAGTTGTACTCGCTGCACTCAGTTCGATCCTTTTGATCGTTCCCTATGCGTTGATATACTACATCGTGCAGTACTATCTGCAAGAGGGAGAGGGAGCCGTTGCAGAGCCTGTTGCGGGTATTGTCGAATGGGCGCTCTTTGCCATACTGCTCCACTATGTGCTGCGTGTCTCGGCGTTCGTCTTCAGCCATATCGCGGCCTTCGATCTTTTGTATCATATTCGCTCCCGCCTGGCCGGACATCTCGGCAAACTGCCTATGGGGTACTGGAACAGGAAAAATTCAGGAGCGGTTCGCAAGGTGATTCAGGAAGATGTCGAGGCGATAGAAAATTTTATCGCACATCATGTGCCTGATTTCGTATCCGGTCTTGTGCTGCCGGCGGTAACTCTGGTATTTCTCTACGTGGTTGACTGGCGGTTGGCTCTTGCCGCTACCGTCCCGTTGCCTCTCGGGTTGGGTCTGGTCTATGTTTCCATGGGAGGTTTCGGCCTCGTTGGAAAAAGATCGGAAATCATGGAGCGTTATCATACGGCTCTCGAAGAGATGCATTCCCGAACGGTCGAGTACGTTCAGGGAATGCCGGTGATCAAGGTTTTCAATCTGACGGTCGATTCGTTCAATCGCCTCAGAGATTCGGTGGCACTTTACGGTATGCTGGTGACCAGGTGGTCGAAGATCATGACGCCCTTCTGGGCGGGCTTCACCTCGATCGTTCTCGGTGGTGGCGTGTTCATCCTTCCGGTTGCTGTTTTTCTGTTGCAGCAGGGGGAAGTGGATATTCCCACGATCATTCTTTTTCTGCTTCTGGGCACAGGTTGCCTGGTCGGCCTGGTGAGCTTTGTCACCATGGCTTCCAAAGTGATGATGATTGCCGAAGGGGCAAAGAGAATTCAGGACATGCTTCAGGAGGAACCGCTTGCCGAACCCGATACTTCTGCCCGACCATCGGGCTATGATATCGAGGTGGATGATGTCTCGTTCCGATATTCTTCCGGTGCAGCGCCTGTGCTGAGAGATATTGACTTCGACGTCCCGGAGGGGAAGTTCGTGGCGCTGGTCGGTCCGAGTGGTGCCGGCAAGACTACACTGGTGCATCTTCTTGCGCGGATGTGGGATGTGTCGGACGGCGAAATACGTATAGGCGGCAAGTCTCTTGCCGAACTTGGGTCGCGGGGTGTGAACGATGCTGTTGGCATGGTGTTTCAGGATGTTCAGATGCTTACTGCGACCGTGAGGGAGAATATCTGCATGGGTCGGCAGGATGTTTCGCAAGAAGCGCTCGAGAAGGTGGCAAGAGCCGCGGCATGCCACGATTTCATCGAAGCGCTTCCCCGTGGATATGACACGGTTATCGGTGAGGGTGGAGAGGTTCATCTCTCGGGAGGGGAAAAGCAGCGTATCGCTCTGGCGAGGGTTATTCTGAAAAACCCGCCGATCGTGTTGCTCGACGAGGCGACGTCATATGCTGACGCGGAAAACGAGAGTCGTATGCAGCAGGCATTTTCTTCTTTGATGCAGGGGCGTACCGTTATCGTCATTGCGCATCGTCTGTCAACGATCATGTATGCCGACGAGATCATTGTTATGGATAAAGGTCGCATTGTTCAGCGGGGAACACACGATCAGCTTGTCTGTGATGAGCACGAGGTCTATTTCCGGATGTGGAACGCTCGCCGGAAAGCTCATGACTGGCGGTTTCAAGAAACGGAAAAAGAGATGAGAGGAGTGTGA
- a CDS encoding nuclear transport factor 2 family protein, with the protein MRKIIASTLLILASVTASAQNADKLVIDLQSLQKPSWTEQELANATLITDFVQNLMNNHNFDYILERYNDSSYVQHNRNLPDKITGLVGFLKEFVEDYPDYTYDVKHIYVDGDYVIFHSHATLKKDDRGNDKKGMNIIDIWRLEDGRIVEHWDSIQALGTLMRFYSLINGGNIQNANGVF; encoded by the coding sequence ATGCGGAAAATCATTGCATCAACACTTCTGATATTGGCAAGCGTAACTGCTTCTGCACAAAATGCAGACAAGCTGGTTATAGATCTACAATCATTACAGAAACCCAGTTGGACAGAGCAAGAGCTGGCAAACGCCACCTTAATTACAGACTTTGTTCAAAACCTGATGAACAACCATAATTTCGACTACATACTAGAGCGCTATAACGATAGCTCGTATGTTCAGCACAACCGCAACCTGCCCGACAAAATCACGGGGTTAGTAGGCTTTTTAAAAGAGTTTGTAGAGGACTATCCCGATTACACCTATGACGTAAAACACATCTATGTTGACGGCGATTACGTTATCTTTCACTCACATGCCACTCTAAAGAAAGATGACAGAGGTAACGACAAAAAAGGCATGAATATTATTGATATTTGGCGCCTTGAAGACGGAAGAATTGTTGAGCATTGGGACTCAATTCAAGCTCTTGGTACCCTTATGCGATTTTATTCGTTAATTAACGGCGGCAATATTCAGAATGCCAATGGAGTGTTTTAG
- a CDS encoding winged helix-turn-helix transcriptional regulator: protein MAKNKGKTKTISKQKAEKRVFHNNDECPVRNVVAQIGDKWSVLILFALVEGPDRFNSIKSRVVGVSQRMLTQTLRGLEREGYVNRTVYPEVPVRVEYELTGMGRGLVKPLYQLVSWAETHHDEIKRSRQAYDERG, encoded by the coding sequence GTGGCGAAGAACAAAGGAAAAACGAAGACTATAAGCAAACAGAAAGCTGAAAAGCGGGTATTTCATAACAACGACGAGTGCCCCGTTCGTAATGTGGTGGCCCAGATTGGCGACAAATGGTCAGTGCTGATTTTATTTGCACTCGTCGAAGGCCCCGACAGGTTTAACTCCATTAAATCAAGGGTGGTAGGTGTCTCACAGCGTATGCTCACGCAAACCCTGCGTGGCTTGGAGCGAGAAGGGTATGTAAATAGAACCGTCTACCCCGAAGTACCAGTAAGGGTGGAGTACGAGCTTACAGGAATGGGGAGAGGTTTAGTCAAACCCTTATATCAGTTGGTTTCTTGGGCGGAAACACACCATGACGAAATCAAACGTTCACGACAAGCCTACGACGAGCGAGGCTAA
- a CDS encoding efflux RND transporter permease subunit, with the protein MMVEKLKNAMIDWAINRSKIVAVLMVLVVIVAGAFLSKVVMDTDPENMLMKTEPARIFHNETKKAFELSEIVVLGVVNEKGPDGVFTVETLGRIHELTEFAKTLKWRNPDDSSRMEGVIEVDMVAPSLMDHMSQAGPGTISFEWLMPEPPTTREEALSVREKALSNPLLVGQMVSEDAKALCIYLPLTDKLLSYKVYTALQEKIAGLEGDEEWHITGLPVAEGAIGVEMFTQMGLGSMLSMAVIFALLFFFFRTVHMIVLPILIATVSIIVTMGAMIAAGYPVHILSSMLPIFLMSVSMVDTVHILSEFFDVYDRRKDRKENIRKVMSTLFTPMLYTSLTTAAGFCSLVFAPIPPAQVFGLFLSIGALVSWLVTILFVPAYIMFIPDKRLESFGLQVREVEKRSLLTRGLRRMGFISWKHSKFVLVLFAGLVLLGVWGIGQIQVNDNYAKRFVGSHPIRKADVALNEHFGGTYMANLILEGKVSPEVIEERKRAMEERMIARLDELSARFGIGQRETGEVAQEIRSIAAGSDSENAMLTAIIDAFDRRFQESLLDEESDFLQALIDSAYRLEEELRVFKRPDVLQYVAKLQKFLESGDLIGKSSSVADVVKKVNQELTDGEPENFVIPESLQGVAECYMQYQQGHRPHDLWHMVTPDFQRANVAVQFRTGDSRGTKACVEAVDRFFAENEPPVSLQYNWAGLHYINLVLEERIVEGFLQSFAGSFIIVFLIMSFLFRSPLWGALCMVPLSITLLMIYGITGLIGKDYDLPVAVLSSLSLGMAVDFAIHFLSRSRTLYDEKKTWRSILPELYGEPARAISRNVLVIAVGFLPLVVAPLVPYKTTGVMLFGILTISGIVTLLLLPAMLRLFEKTFFKRHRY; encoded by the coding sequence ATGATGGTTGAAAAGCTGAAAAACGCGATGATCGATTGGGCGATCAATAGAAGCAAGATCGTTGCAGTATTGATGGTTCTGGTTGTGATTGTTGCCGGGGCGTTTTTATCGAAAGTGGTCATGGATACCGATCCGGAAAACATGCTGATGAAAACCGAGCCTGCGAGGATTTTTCACAATGAAACGAAGAAAGCGTTCGAACTCAGCGAGATTGTCGTTTTGGGTGTCGTCAACGAGAAGGGTCCTGACGGTGTGTTTACCGTGGAAACGCTTGGGCGGATTCATGAATTGACAGAGTTCGCTAAAACCTTGAAATGGCGGAATCCGGACGATTCTTCCAGAATGGAAGGTGTGATCGAAGTCGACATGGTGGCTCCGTCGCTCATGGACCATATGAGTCAGGCGGGGCCGGGAACGATCTCTTTCGAGTGGCTGATGCCGGAGCCGCCGACAACCCGGGAAGAGGCGTTGTCGGTACGCGAGAAGGCATTGTCGAATCCGTTGCTTGTAGGGCAAATGGTTTCGGAGGACGCAAAGGCGCTGTGCATCTACCTGCCTTTGACGGACAAGCTGTTGAGTTATAAGGTCTATACGGCATTACAGGAGAAGATCGCCGGGCTGGAGGGTGATGAAGAGTGGCATATTACCGGTTTGCCGGTTGCTGAAGGTGCTATCGGTGTGGAGATGTTCACCCAGATGGGCCTGGGCTCGATGTTGTCGATGGCGGTTATTTTCGCATTGCTCTTTTTCTTTTTCAGGACGGTGCACATGATTGTCCTGCCGATACTCATCGCCACGGTCTCGATCATTGTTACCATGGGGGCTATGATAGCTGCAGGCTATCCGGTTCATATCCTGAGTTCTATGCTTCCGATATTCCTGATGTCGGTTTCGATGGTCGATACGGTACATATCCTTTCTGAATTTTTTGACGTATACGACAGGCGAAAGGACCGAAAGGAAAATATCAGGAAGGTTATGAGCACACTCTTCACGCCGATGCTCTATACATCATTGACCACGGCTGCGGGGTTCTGCTCGCTGGTGTTCGCCCCGATACCACCTGCACAGGTTTTCGGACTGTTTCTGAGCATCGGTGCGCTGGTATCGTGGTTGGTTACGATCCTATTCGTGCCTGCCTATATCATGTTCATCCCCGATAAAAGGCTTGAATCGTTCGGGTTGCAGGTCAGGGAAGTGGAAAAGAGAAGTTTGCTGACGCGCGGACTGAGGCGCATGGGCTTCATTTCCTGGAAGCATTCAAAATTCGTTCTGGTCTTGTTTGCGGGGCTTGTGCTGCTCGGAGTCTGGGGAATAGGGCAAATCCAAGTCAATGATAATTACGCAAAACGGTTTGTCGGGAGTCATCCTATCCGCAAGGCCGATGTCGCCCTGAATGAGCACTTCGGGGGGACGTATATGGCGAACCTTATCCTTGAGGGTAAGGTCAGCCCCGAAGTGATTGAGGAAAGAAAGCGTGCTATGGAAGAGCGCATGATAGCCCGCCTGGACGAGCTGAGCGCCCGGTTCGGTATCGGCCAGCGTGAGACGGGTGAAGTTGCACAAGAGATCAGGAGCATTGCGGCAGGCAGCGATTCGGAAAATGCCATGCTTACCGCGATAATCGATGCGTTCGATCGGAGGTTTCAGGAGTCCTTGCTTGATGAAGAGTCCGATTTTCTGCAAGCTCTCATTGATTCGGCATACCGTCTGGAAGAGGAGCTGCGAGTTTTCAAAAGACCGGATGTTCTGCAATACGTAGCAAAGCTTCAGAAGTTTCTCGAGTCCGGTGATCTGATCGGAAAAAGCTCATCGGTTGCCGATGTGGTTAAAAAAGTGAACCAGGAACTGACGGACGGCGAACCGGAAAATTTTGTGATTCCCGAGAGCCTCCAGGGGGTTGCCGAATGCTACATGCAGTACCAGCAGGGGCACCGGCCTCATGATCTCTGGCATATGGTGACACCTGATTTTCAGCGCGCCAATGTGGCAGTGCAGTTCAGGACCGGTGACAGCAGGGGGACAAAAGCATGTGTCGAGGCTGTCGACAGGTTTTTTGCCGAAAACGAACCTCCCGTTTCCTTGCAATACAACTGGGCAGGGCTGCACTACATCAATCTGGTCCTGGAAGAGAGGATCGTCGAAGGGTTTTTACAGTCGTTCGCGGGCAGTTTCATCATTGTTTTTCTCATCATGAGCTTTCTGTTCCGTTCGCCATTATGGGGTGCTCTATGCATGGTACCGTTGAGTATCACTCTTTTGATGATCTACGGGATCACCGGACTCATAGGAAAAGACTACGACCTGCCGGTTGCCGTGCTGAGCTCTTTGTCTCTCGGCATGGCCGTCGATTTCGCGATACACTTTCTATCCAGGAGCCGGACGTTGTATGATGAAAAAAAAACGTGGAGGTCGATACTGCCTGAGCTTTACGGGGAGCCGGCCCGGGCGATCAGCAGAAACGTCCTTGTCATCGCTGTCGGTTTTCTCCCGCTCGTGGTCGCTCCGCTTGTGCCGTACAAGACCACAGGGGTCATGTTGTTCGGGATCCTGACGATATCGGGTATTGTGACGTTGCTTTTGTTGCCGGCGATGTTACGGCTTTTCGAGAAAACATTTTTTAAAAGACACCGCTATTAA
- a CDS encoding outer membrane lipoprotein-sorting protein produces the protein MKRFSKTAVMVIALVSAGVGAARAEGPSVREIVDHSNYVSLYQGDDSKGKLQFIITDKQGRTRKRVLNILRKDTGADGGDQKYFTCFIAPSDVRNMTFMVHKHADIGHDDDRWLYMPGLDLVKRIAASDKRTSFVGSDFLYEDISGRSPEEDDHELVETTDRFYVIKNTPKKGGVEFDYYLASIDKETGIAMKLEYYKKNDVLYRDIVVKEVQNVPAGDNMYPTVTRSVARDYEKGSSTEMIFSGIVYDTGIRDNVFTERYLRKPSRDVLR, from the coding sequence ATGAAACGTTTTTCAAAGACAGCTGTCATGGTCATCGCTCTGGTGTCCGCCGGTGTGGGGGCTGCTAGGGCTGAAGGACCGAGTGTCAGGGAGATCGTCGATCACTCGAATTACGTGTCACTCTACCAGGGTGATGACAGCAAAGGGAAGTTACAGTTTATCATCACCGACAAGCAGGGGCGAACGAGAAAAAGAGTGCTGAACATTTTGCGCAAGGATACCGGAGCCGACGGGGGGGATCAGAAATATTTCACCTGTTTCATTGCTCCTTCGGATGTGCGAAACATGACATTCATGGTTCACAAGCATGCCGATATCGGTCATGACGATGATCGCTGGCTCTATATGCCCGGTCTCGATCTGGTCAAAAGGATCGCCGCAAGCGACAAAAGGACCAGTTTCGTCGGTTCGGACTTTCTGTATGAAGATATTTCGGGGCGTAGTCCCGAGGAGGACGACCATGAGCTTGTCGAAACAACGGACAGGTTCTATGTGATAAAAAACACGCCTAAAAAAGGGGGAGTCGAATTCGACTATTATCTGGCCTCTATCGATAAAGAGACCGGGATAGCCATGAAGCTGGAATATTACAAGAAGAACGATGTCCTGTACAGGGATATCGTTGTCAAGGAGGTGCAAAATGTTCCTGCCGGCGATAACATGTATCCGACCGTGACCAGATCCGTCGCACGGGATTACGAGAAGGGAAGCAGTACGGAAATGATCTTTTCAGGTATTGTCTACGATACGGGAATACGTGACAACGTATTTACGGAACGGTATCTCAGAAAACCTTCGAGAGACGTATTACGATGA
- a CDS encoding ABC transporter ATP-binding protein, with translation MNTEQVKKWSLFKEQPRALLSIFVGNFISNLPRGMFTGGIYVIILSLSVPLLTDTSIDFRNLWFFNGLYVFVFLSYFLLSLWGQTNSFVQSYKISTALRLKLGEKLRKLPLGFFKAKDPGDVTSRILHDVTKAENTLSHQLPDIVSAIVVPFLLGAFLVVIDVSLFGVIVGTIAVASVFLLVASRIVSHLGEKHIASITSTSSRLLEYARTLKLLKAYNMTGERFDSLKQSMLDLKKQSFRVEVFTGIPVQVFLLILDMGYLLMLLTGAWMIAVGGLGVVDYLTYAILGYFFFAPVKNLGIMLMELRYAMVSTRRIEEVFSAEELPEETGRKPLHAGGIEFRDVHFRYLNAPVLQGVNCVIPERQMTALVGLSGSGKTTMVNLISRFWDVEEGEILFGGQPIKGCNTAQLLRNISMVFQDVYLFNDTIANNIRIGRDGATLEDVKNAARQACCHDFIDALPGGYETVLAEGGTSLSGGEKQRISIARAILKDAPVVMLDEATASLDPENEADIQEAFDNLVKSKTVIVIAHRFQTILEADQILVLDKGRIVERGRHEELVKQDGLYARLWREQQKARGWKMKTDCDAKGFSLMQKP, from the coding sequence ATGAACACGGAGCAGGTGAAAAAATGGAGTTTGTTCAAGGAGCAGCCTCGTGCGCTCCTCAGTATTTTTGTCGGGAATTTTATCAGTAATCTTCCCCGCGGCATGTTTACCGGCGGTATCTATGTGATCATTCTTTCCCTGTCGGTTCCGCTGTTGACGGATACCAGTATTGATTTCCGCAACCTGTGGTTTTTTAATGGCTTATATGTTTTTGTGTTTCTGTCGTATTTTCTGCTTTCATTGTGGGGACAAACGAACAGTTTCGTGCAGTCATATAAAATCTCGACGGCGTTGCGCCTCAAGCTGGGTGAGAAACTGCGGAAGTTGCCTTTGGGATTTTTCAAGGCGAAGGACCCGGGCGATGTCACATCACGTATTCTTCATGATGTCACCAAGGCTGAAAACACCCTTTCTCATCAGCTTCCCGATATCGTTTCCGCGATCGTTGTGCCGTTTCTTCTTGGTGCGTTCCTCGTCGTCATCGATGTTTCTCTTTTCGGGGTAATTGTCGGGACCATAGCCGTGGCATCGGTTTTTCTCCTGGTCGCTTCACGGATAGTGTCGCATCTGGGGGAGAAGCATATCGCTTCGATTACGTCTACGTCTTCCCGGTTGCTCGAATATGCCCGTACGCTCAAGTTGCTCAAGGCATACAACATGACGGGTGAACGTTTCGATTCTCTGAAGCAGTCGATGCTGGATCTGAAGAAGCAGAGTTTTCGTGTGGAGGTGTTTACCGGAATCCCTGTTCAGGTTTTTCTCCTGATTCTCGATATGGGTTATCTTCTGATGCTTCTGACTGGAGCCTGGATGATCGCTGTAGGCGGACTCGGCGTTGTGGATTACCTTACTTATGCTATCCTTGGGTATTTTTTTTTCGCTCCTGTCAAGAATCTGGGGATCATGCTTATGGAACTGCGCTATGCGATGGTTTCCACCCGGCGTATCGAAGAGGTTTTTTCAGCTGAGGAGCTTCCGGAAGAAACAGGACGAAAGCCCCTGCATGCAGGAGGTATCGAATTCCGTGATGTTCATTTCCGCTACCTGAACGCTCCTGTTCTTCAGGGTGTAAACTGTGTTATTCCCGAGCGGCAGATGACTGCACTTGTCGGGCTTTCCGGATCTGGAAAAACCACGATGGTCAACCTGATTTCCCGTTTTTGGGATGTCGAAGAGGGAGAGATTCTTTTCGGCGGGCAGCCGATCAAAGGGTGCAATACTGCCCAGTTGCTTCGGAATATTTCTATGGTATTTCAGGACGTGTATCTGTTCAACGATACGATCGCCAACAATATCCGCATTGGGAGAGACGGGGCAACATTGGAAGATGTAAAAAATGCGGCCCGTCAGGCATGCTGTCATGACTTCATCGATGCTCTGCCAGGCGGCTATGAGACGGTACTCGCAGAAGGCGGAACTTCACTCTCTGGTGGTGAAAAGCAGAGGATCTCCATTGCCAGGGCTATACTCAAGGATGCCCCGGTTGTCATGCTCGACGAAGCGACGGCATCACTCGATCCTGAAAACGAGGCGGATATTCAGGAGGCTTTCGATAATCTTGTCAAAAGCAAAACAGTCATCGTTATCGCACATCGTTTTCAGACAATCCTCGAAGCCGATCAGATTCTCGTGCTCGATAAGGGGCGTATCGTCGAGCGAGGGCGACACGAGGAGCTTGTCAAACAAGATGGACTCTATGCCCGTCTCTGGCGTGAGCAGCAGAAGGCAAGGGGCTGGAAAATGAAGACAGATTGTGATGCCAAGGGTTTTTCGCTTATGCAGAAACCATGA